A window of the Hordeum vulgare subsp. vulgare chromosome 5H, MorexV3_pseudomolecules_assembly, whole genome shotgun sequence genome harbors these coding sequences:
- the LOC123452906 gene encoding uncharacterized protein LOC123452906 isoform X1 codes for MRNIPWIPSVSSGIHRRILNASLVILPSFRGRKMIYGFSISLILINLASIMERADENLLPAVYKEVSAAFDAGPTDLGYLTFIMNFLKSIASPLAGVLALQYDRPTILAIGTVFWALSTGAVGVSQYFQQVAFWRGVNGVGLAIVIPSLQSFIADSYRDGTRGAGFGLLSLIGSIGGIGGSIVATVMAGRDYWGFPGWRFAFIVVAFASLLIGFLVYFYTVDPRKTSPGNFGDDDTHERSRLVGNSVFPPLSIWKDSWITARSVMKVRTFQIIVLQGIVGSLPWTAVVFFTMWFELIGFDNKSSAGLNSLFAIGCASGSFLGGVIADRVSRRYPDSGRIMCAQFSAFMGIPFTWILLTVIPQSVDYWYSYAVTLFLMGLTISWCATCANNPMFAEVVPPKHRTMIYAFDRAFEGSFSSLAAPAVGMVTEKVYGYNAKTVNLADGSVAGAYALSRGLLTMMIVPFGLCCLFYTPLYFVFKRDRDNARLAASAKDLELM; via the exons ATGAG AAATATCCCCTGGATTCCATCAGTGTCATCTGGCATTCATCGACGGATATTGAATGCTTCCCTGGTCATTTTGCCTTCTTTCAGGGGAAGAAAGATGATTTATGGATTCTCCATCTCCCTTATCCTCATCAACCTGGCCTCCATAATGGAGCGGGCTGATGAGAATCTCCTCCCCGCTGTTTACAAGGAAGTCAGTGCCGCCTTCGATGCTGGTCCTACTGATCTGGGGTACCTTACCTTTATAATGAACTTTCTGAAGTCCATAGCATCTCCCTTGGCAGGTGTCCTTGCTCTTCAGTATGACCGCCCCACTATTCTTGCCATCGGAACTGTCTTCTGGGCTCTATCAACAGGGGCCGTTGGCGTCAGCCAGTATTTTCAGCAGGTTGCGTTCTGGAGAGGTGTAAATGGTGTTGGACTTGCCATTGTCATACCATCACTTCAGTCCTTCATTGCTGATAGCTACAGAGATGGCACCCGTGGCGCCGGTTTTGGTTTGTTGAGCCTCATTGGCTCAATAGGTGGTATAGGAGGAAGTATTGTCGCAACTGTCATGGCTGGAAGGGATTATTGGGGATTTCCTGGATGGCGGTTTGCATTTATTGTGGTCGCGTTTGCAAGCTTGTTGATTGGGTTTCTTGTTTACTTCTACACCGTTGATCCTAGAAAAACATCTCCAGGCAATTTTGGTGACGACGACACTCATGAGAG GTCACGTTTGGTTGGCAACAGTGTTTTCCCTCCACTGTCCATCTGGAAGGATTCATGGATAAcagcaagatctgtcatgaaagtGCGGACATTTCAAATCATCGTCCTGCAAGGCATAGTCGGCTCCTTGCCATGGACTGCTGTTGTTTTCTTCACAATGTGGTTTGAGCTAATTG GTTTCGACAACAAAAGCTCGGCGGGGTTAAACAGCCTGTTCGCCATCGGCTGCGCGAGTGGATCATTTCTTGGTGGAGTAATCGCAGACCGCGTGTCAAGACGCTACCCAGACTCAGGTCGCATCATGTGCGCTCAGTTCAGCGCCTTCATGGGCATCCCTTTCACATGGATCCTCCTCACGGTCATCCCGCAGTCGGTCGACTACTGGTACAGCTACGCCGTCACGCTGTTCCTGATGGGGCTCACCAtaagctggtgcgccacctgcgCCAACAACCCGATGTTCGCGGAGGTGGTCCCTCCCAAGCACCGCACCATGATCTACGCATTCGACCGCGCGTTCGAGGGCTCCTTCTCGTCGCTGGCTGCTCCCGCCGTCGGCATGGTGACAGAGAAAGTCTATGGCTACAACGCCAAGACGGTGAATCTAGCGGACGGGTCGGTGGCAGGGGCGTACGCGCTCTC
- the LOC123452906 gene encoding uncharacterized protein LOC123452906 isoform X2 produces MRGRKMIYGFSISLILINLASIMERADENLLPAVYKEVSAAFDAGPTDLGYLTFIMNFLKSIASPLAGVLALQYDRPTILAIGTVFWALSTGAVGVSQYFQQVAFWRGVNGVGLAIVIPSLQSFIADSYRDGTRGAGFGLLSLIGSIGGIGGSIVATVMAGRDYWGFPGWRFAFIVVAFASLLIGFLVYFYTVDPRKTSPGNFGDDDTHERSRLVGNSVFPPLSIWKDSWITARSVMKVRTFQIIVLQGIVGSLPWTAVVFFTMWFELIGFDNKSSAGLNSLFAIGCASGSFLGGVIADRVSRRYPDSGRIMCAQFSAFMGIPFTWILLTVIPQSVDYWYSYAVTLFLMGLTISWCATCANNPMFAEVVPPKHRTMIYAFDRAFEGSFSSLAAPAVGMVTEKVYGYNAKTVNLADGSVAGAYALSRGLLTMMIVPFGLCCLFYTPLYFVFKRDRDNARLAASAKDLELM; encoded by the exons ATGAG GGGAAGAAAGATGATTTATGGATTCTCCATCTCCCTTATCCTCATCAACCTGGCCTCCATAATGGAGCGGGCTGATGAGAATCTCCTCCCCGCTGTTTACAAGGAAGTCAGTGCCGCCTTCGATGCTGGTCCTACTGATCTGGGGTACCTTACCTTTATAATGAACTTTCTGAAGTCCATAGCATCTCCCTTGGCAGGTGTCCTTGCTCTTCAGTATGACCGCCCCACTATTCTTGCCATCGGAACTGTCTTCTGGGCTCTATCAACAGGGGCCGTTGGCGTCAGCCAGTATTTTCAGCAGGTTGCGTTCTGGAGAGGTGTAAATGGTGTTGGACTTGCCATTGTCATACCATCACTTCAGTCCTTCATTGCTGATAGCTACAGAGATGGCACCCGTGGCGCCGGTTTTGGTTTGTTGAGCCTCATTGGCTCAATAGGTGGTATAGGAGGAAGTATTGTCGCAACTGTCATGGCTGGAAGGGATTATTGGGGATTTCCTGGATGGCGGTTTGCATTTATTGTGGTCGCGTTTGCAAGCTTGTTGATTGGGTTTCTTGTTTACTTCTACACCGTTGATCCTAGAAAAACATCTCCAGGCAATTTTGGTGACGACGACACTCATGAGAG GTCACGTTTGGTTGGCAACAGTGTTTTCCCTCCACTGTCCATCTGGAAGGATTCATGGATAAcagcaagatctgtcatgaaagtGCGGACATTTCAAATCATCGTCCTGCAAGGCATAGTCGGCTCCTTGCCATGGACTGCTGTTGTTTTCTTCACAATGTGGTTTGAGCTAATTG GTTTCGACAACAAAAGCTCGGCGGGGTTAAACAGCCTGTTCGCCATCGGCTGCGCGAGTGGATCATTTCTTGGTGGAGTAATCGCAGACCGCGTGTCAAGACGCTACCCAGACTCAGGTCGCATCATGTGCGCTCAGTTCAGCGCCTTCATGGGCATCCCTTTCACATGGATCCTCCTCACGGTCATCCCGCAGTCGGTCGACTACTGGTACAGCTACGCCGTCACGCTGTTCCTGATGGGGCTCACCAtaagctggtgcgccacctgcgCCAACAACCCGATGTTCGCGGAGGTGGTCCCTCCCAAGCACCGCACCATGATCTACGCATTCGACCGCGCGTTCGAGGGCTCCTTCTCGTCGCTGGCTGCTCCCGCCGTCGGCATGGTGACAGAGAAAGTCTATGGCTACAACGCCAAGACGGTGAATCTAGCGGACGGGTCGGTGGCAGGGGCGTACGCGCTCTC